In Anaeromusa acidaminophila DSM 3853, a single window of DNA contains:
- a CDS encoding (2Fe-2S) ferredoxin domain-containing protein → MKTLEELNRLRERVRQDIRIRQQTDTRIIIGMGTCGIAAGAREVLKATLEEVAKRHLEGVSVQQTGCIGMCEQEVLLDVVLPGQPRIIYGKVTPDKVERIVGEHVVNGRIIEEWVVAKIEN, encoded by the coding sequence ATGAAAACACTGGAAGAATTAAATCGTTTGCGTGAGCGTGTGCGGCAGGATATTCGTATTCGGCAGCAGACGGACACACGGATTATTATTGGCATGGGGACGTGCGGCATTGCCGCTGGCGCTCGTGAGGTGCTTAAGGCAACCTTGGAAGAAGTGGCTAAGCGGCACTTGGAAGGGGTCAGCGTGCAACAAACAGGCTGTATAGGCATGTGCGAGCAGGAAGTTCTTTTAGATGTGGTGCTGCCGGGACAGCCTCGCATTATTTATGGAAAAGTAACTCCGGATAAGGTGGAGCGCATTGTAGGCGAGCATGTAGTAAACGGGCGCATTATTGAGGAATGGGTTGTGGCTAAAATAGAGAATTAG
- a CDS encoding cobalamin B12-binding domain-containing protein — translation MEKKIRILVAKPGLDGHDRGAKVVARALRDAGFEVIYTGLRQTVEQIVETALQEDVNVVALSLLSGAHNTLFPKVIAGLKEKDMADVLVVGGGVIPDSDIPFLKEAGVAAVFTPGTSTADIVAFINENVK, via the coding sequence ATGGAGAAAAAGATTCGTATTTTAGTAGCTAAACCGGGCCTGGATGGCCATGACCGCGGCGCAAAAGTCGTGGCTCGCGCTCTGCGTGATGCAGGTTTTGAGGTTATTTATACCGGCCTGCGCCAAACTGTGGAACAAATTGTAGAGACAGCTCTGCAAGAGGACGTAAATGTAGTGGCTCTGAGCCTGCTGTCCGGCGCTCATAACACCCTTTTCCCGAAAGTCATTGCCGGTCTGAAAGAAAAAGACATGGCAGACGTTTTGGTTGTTGGCGGCGGCGTTATTCCCGACAGCGACATTCCTTTCCTGAAAGAAGCCGGCGTAGCCGCTGTCTTTACTCCAGGAACTTCCACCGCTGACATCGTAGCTTTTATCAACGAAAACGTAAAATAA
- a CDS encoding ATP-binding protein produces the protein MKELSLLLLELLRNSLEAGAARVDIRVREIGDSLTWRIADDGRGMTRQECKEALNPFYTKRTTRSVGLGLGLLDMWTRHCGGKVRMISRPGLGTMLCASFCRRHPDLPPWGDLPGTLWTLSVTMPQIHFQYLHYRDGRKWQWNSSATTGMDMLTLKEVLETGWNALKEGEKA, from the coding sequence ATGAAAGAGCTGTCGCTGCTTCTGTTGGAGCTTTTGCGAAATTCTCTAGAAGCGGGGGCTGCCCGTGTAGATATCCGCGTACGGGAAATTGGAGATTCTTTAACGTGGAGGATTGCTGATGACGGGAGAGGTATGACTCGTCAGGAATGCAAAGAGGCTTTGAATCCGTTTTATACGAAACGAACCACAAGATCTGTAGGTTTGGGTTTAGGTCTTTTAGATATGTGGACGCGCCATTGCGGCGGCAAAGTGAGAATGATTTCCCGGCCAGGTTTAGGGACGATGCTTTGCGCTTCCTTTTGCAGACGGCATCCGGATTTACCGCCTTGGGGCGATTTGCCAGGTACGTTGTGGACTTTGTCTGTTACGATGCCGCAAATTCATTTTCAGTACCTTCATTATCGAGATGGGCGGAAATGGCAGTGGAATTCATCGGCTACAACTGGAATGGACATGCTGACCTTGAAAGAGGTATTGGAAACAGGCTGGAATGCATTGAAAGAGGGGGAAAAGGCATGA
- the nuoF gene encoding NADH-quinone oxidoreductase subunit NuoF has translation MEYVRAHVLICAGTGCTSSGSKKVEAALRRELEEKGLAREIKIVETGCHGFCEMGPLVIVYPEGVFYVRVQEEDVPELVEEHFYKGRIVQRLLYQEPLTAERIPGYEDIQFYRKQQRLVLANCGHINPEVIEEYIAGGGYEALGRALTTMTPQQVVDEVKLSGLRGRGGGGFPTGLKWSFAAKEPQGKKYVVCNADEGDPGAFMDRSVLEGDPHRVLEGMLVCGYAIGADEGYIYVRAEYPLAIKRLKVAIAQAEAMGLLGDDILGSGFSFHIKIKEGAGAFVCGEETALLASIEGKRGMPRPRPPFPAVAGLWGKPTNINNVETFANVPQIIAKGGAWYASIGTEKSKGTKVFALTGKVNHTGLAEVPMGITMREIIFEIGGGIQNGKKFKAVQIGGPSGGCLPEELLDLPVDYDSLLQVGAMMGSGGLVVMDETTCMVDVARFFLNFTQSESCGKCTPCREGTKRMLEILTRITEGEGREGDIELLEELGRNIKAASLCGLGQTAPNPVLSTLRYFRHEYEAHIREKRCPAGACAKMAAYSITELCKGCGLCKKVCPVDAISGELKGRHIINAEKCIKCGSCLAKCPFQAIVKG, from the coding sequence ATGGAATACGTAAGGGCGCATGTATTGATTTGTGCCGGAACAGGCTGCACGTCGTCCGGTTCAAAAAAAGTGGAAGCCGCACTGCGGCGCGAGTTGGAAGAAAAAGGCTTAGCTCGGGAAATAAAAATCGTAGAAACCGGCTGTCATGGTTTTTGCGAAATGGGACCTTTGGTTATTGTATATCCGGAAGGCGTCTTTTATGTGCGTGTACAGGAGGAAGACGTTCCAGAACTGGTAGAAGAGCATTTTTATAAGGGGCGTATTGTCCAGCGGCTGCTGTATCAAGAACCGTTGACGGCAGAGCGCATTCCCGGATATGAGGATATTCAGTTCTATCGCAAGCAGCAGCGTTTAGTGTTGGCTAACTGCGGACACATCAATCCGGAAGTAATTGAGGAATATATTGCTGGCGGCGGTTATGAAGCATTAGGCAGAGCTTTGACGACGATGACTCCCCAGCAGGTGGTGGACGAGGTTAAGCTTTCCGGTCTGCGAGGGCGGGGCGGCGGCGGTTTCCCGACCGGTTTGAAGTGGAGCTTTGCCGCTAAAGAACCTCAAGGGAAAAAATATGTGGTTTGCAATGCCGACGAAGGAGATCCGGGAGCGTTTATGGATCGCAGCGTGCTTGAGGGGGATCCGCACCGGGTTTTGGAAGGCATGCTTGTTTGCGGCTATGCCATTGGCGCGGATGAAGGCTACATCTATGTGCGAGCCGAATATCCTTTGGCCATCAAGCGACTGAAGGTAGCCATCGCTCAAGCGGAAGCCATGGGGCTTTTAGGAGACGATATTTTGGGCTCCGGTTTCTCCTTTCATATTAAGATTAAAGAAGGCGCAGGCGCCTTTGTGTGCGGCGAGGAAACGGCGCTGTTGGCCTCGATTGAAGGTAAAAGGGGCATGCCGCGTCCCAGACCGCCGTTTCCAGCCGTGGCAGGACTTTGGGGCAAACCGACAAACATCAATAACGTGGAGACCTTTGCTAATGTGCCGCAGATTATTGCTAAGGGCGGCGCTTGGTATGCTTCCATCGGTACGGAAAAAAGCAAGGGAACGAAAGTGTTCGCTTTGACTGGTAAAGTGAATCATACAGGCTTAGCGGAAGTTCCCATGGGCATTACGATGCGGGAAATTATTTTTGAGATTGGCGGCGGCATTCAAAACGGTAAGAAATTCAAAGCTGTGCAAATTGGAGGACCTTCCGGCGGCTGTTTGCCTGAAGAGCTGTTGGACCTGCCTGTAGATTATGATTCCTTGCTGCAGGTAGGCGCGATGATGGGCTCGGGCGGTCTGGTGGTTATGGATGAGACAACCTGTATGGTGGATGTAGCTCGCTTTTTCTTGAATTTTACCCAGTCCGAGTCGTGCGGCAAGTGTACTCCCTGTCGGGAAGGTACAAAACGCATGCTGGAAATCCTGACCCGCATTACGGAAGGAGAGGGCCGAGAAGGTGATATTGAGCTGCTTGAAGAGTTGGGACGTAACATCAAGGCAGCTTCCCTTTGCGGTTTGGGGCAGACGGCGCCGAACCCGGTGCTCAGCACGCTGCGGTATTTCCGGCATGAATATGAGGCGCATATCCGCGAAAAACGTTGTCCTGCCGGCGCTTGTGCTAAAATGGCGGCGTATTCGATTACCGAGCTCTGTAAAGGCTGCGGTCTTTGTAAAAAGGTGTGTCCTGTAGACGCCATTTCTGGAGAACTCAAAGGGCGGCATATTATCAATGCGGAAAAATGCATTAAGTGCGGCAGTTGTCTGGCTAAATGTCCATTCCAGGCCATTGTTAAAGGATAA
- the mce gene encoding methylmalonyl-CoA epimerase — protein MFKALKVDHIGIAVKDLDQAKKFYTEVLGLQAMGEEVVEEQKVRVCFIPCGDSEVELLESTSPDGPIAKFIEKKGEGIQHVAFRVDNLEAALASLKEQGVRMIDEKPRYGAGGASIAFVHPKATGSVLVELSERK, from the coding sequence GTGTTTAAAGCTTTGAAAGTAGACCATATCGGGATTGCAGTAAAAGATCTCGACCAGGCTAAAAAATTCTATACAGAAGTTTTAGGCCTGCAAGCCATGGGTGAAGAAGTGGTAGAAGAACAAAAAGTTCGCGTCTGCTTCATTCCTTGCGGCGACAGCGAAGTAGAGCTGTTGGAGTCCACCAGCCCGGATGGCCCGATTGCCAAGTTCATTGAGAAAAAAGGCGAAGGCATTCAGCATGTGGCGTTCCGCGTGGACAACTTGGAAGCTGCGCTTGCTTCCTTAAAAGAGCAGGGCGTTCGTATGATTGACGAAAAACCCCGCTATGGTGCCGGTGGAGCCAGCATCGCCTTCGTGCATCCGAAAGCGACCGGCAGTGTGCTGGTGGAGCTGTCCGAGCGCAAATAG
- a CDS encoding acyl-CoA mutase large subunit family protein, which produces MSNEVLKEKLAAYAAKVEKAIAKNPERGNLAHNRLYTPLDIEGTDYVNDIGFPGSYPFTRGVQPTMYRGRFWTMRMYAGFSTAEESNKRYRYLLESGSTGLSCAFDLPTQIGYDSDDDMAEGEVGKVGVAIDSLADMEILFDQIDLSKVSTSMTINAPASVLLAMYIAVGEKQGVSADKLRGTIQNDILKEYAARGTYIFPPKPSMRLITNIFEYCSKNVPQWNTISISGYHIREAGSTASQEIAFTIANGIAYVDAAIKAGLNVDDFAGRLSFFWNAHNNVLEEVAKFRASRRVWAKVMKERFGATNPRSWMLRVHTQTAGSMLTAQQPDNNIVRVALQTAAAVLGGTQSLHTNSKDEALALPTEDSVRVALRTQQIVAYESGLADVVDPLGGSYYVEALTNQIESEALDYIKKIDDLGGAVVAIEKAYIQKEIQDSAYKWQMEVERNERVIVGVNKFQIEEKPVEGLLKIDESVGKLQKDKLAKLRASRDNAAVDAALAALEAACKGEDNLMPFILAAVKTYATLGEVCGVMRKVFGEYQPGSTL; this is translated from the coding sequence ATGAGCAATGAAGTTTTGAAAGAAAAATTGGCAGCCTATGCAGCCAAAGTGGAAAAGGCTATTGCGAAAAATCCTGAGCGCGGTAACCTGGCCCACAATCGTCTCTACACTCCGTTGGATATCGAAGGAACCGACTATGTCAACGATATCGGATTCCCGGGATCCTACCCCTTCACCCGTGGCGTACAGCCTACCATGTACCGTGGCCGTTTCTGGACCATGCGTATGTATGCCGGCTTCTCTACGGCGGAAGAATCCAATAAACGTTACCGTTACCTGCTTGAATCAGGCAGCACCGGCCTGTCTTGCGCATTTGACCTTCCGACTCAGATCGGTTACGACTCTGATGACGATATGGCTGAAGGCGAAGTAGGCAAGGTGGGCGTGGCTATCGACTCGTTGGCTGACATGGAAATCCTCTTTGATCAGATTGATCTGAGCAAAGTATCCACTTCCATGACCATCAATGCGCCGGCTTCGGTACTGTTGGCCATGTACATCGCTGTTGGCGAAAAACAAGGCGTTAGCGCTGATAAACTGCGCGGCACCATTCAGAATGACATCCTGAAAGAGTATGCGGCTCGCGGCACTTACATTTTCCCGCCTAAGCCGTCCATGCGTCTGATTACCAATATTTTCGAGTATTGCTCGAAAAACGTTCCCCAGTGGAACACCATCTCCATTTCCGGCTATCACATTCGTGAAGCTGGTTCGACTGCTTCCCAAGAAATCGCTTTCACCATCGCCAACGGCATTGCCTATGTCGATGCGGCTATTAAAGCCGGCCTGAATGTTGACGATTTCGCCGGACGTCTGTCCTTCTTCTGGAACGCTCATAACAACGTGTTGGAAGAAGTTGCGAAATTCCGCGCTTCCCGCCGCGTTTGGGCTAAAGTCATGAAAGAGCGCTTTGGCGCCACAAATCCTCGTTCCTGGATGCTGCGCGTGCATACCCAGACTGCTGGTTCCATGCTGACGGCGCAACAACCGGACAACAACATTGTCCGCGTGGCTTTGCAGACAGCAGCTGCCGTTCTCGGCGGTACGCAGTCCCTGCACACCAACTCCAAGGACGAAGCGTTGGCTCTGCCTACGGAAGATTCCGTACGCGTTGCTTTGCGCACCCAGCAGATCGTTGCTTATGAAAGCGGTCTGGCTGATGTTGTCGATCCGTTGGGCGGCTCCTACTATGTAGAAGCTCTGACTAACCAGATCGAAAGCGAAGCTCTCGACTACATCAAGAAAATTGATGATCTGGGCGGCGCTGTTGTTGCTATTGAAAAAGCCTATATCCAAAAAGAAATTCAGGATAGCGCTTATAAATGGCAGATGGAAGTGGAACGCAACGAGCGCGTTATTGTTGGCGTTAACAAGTTCCAAATCGAAGAAAAGCCTGTTGAAGGTCTGCTGAAAATCGATGAGTCCGTCGGTAAATTGCAGAAGGATAAATTGGCAAAACTGCGCGCTAGTCGCGACAATGCGGCTGTTGACGCTGCACTGGCTGCTTTGGAAGCGGCTTGCAAAGGCGAAGATAACCTCATGCCCTTCATCCTGGCGGCTGTTAAAACATATGCCACTTTGGGCGAAGTTTGCGGCGTAATGCGCAAAGTGTTCGGCGAGTATCAACCGGGAAGTACCCTGTAA
- a CDS encoding redox-sensing transcriptional repressor Rex has protein sequence MISKATIDRLPLYFRTLKLSQEEGIEIISSEELGNRLGVTPEQIRKDLASFGQFGKKGVGYYVRELLRNIGEILGLHNKWNIAVVGMGHLGWALAHYKNFSSLGFNMAALLDVAPERIGMVVNGVTIEHADQLEEIVRQRQIQIAIIAVPAEHAQLMVDRLVAAGVKGIWNFAPRKIEVPRQVSLINEDLSVGLSSLSYYLTRQD, from the coding sequence ATGATTTCGAAGGCGACCATTGATCGTCTGCCGCTGTACTTTCGTACGTTGAAGCTGAGCCAAGAAGAGGGAATTGAAATTATTTCTTCTGAAGAATTGGGAAATCGCTTAGGGGTGACTCCAGAGCAGATTCGCAAGGATTTGGCTTCTTTTGGACAATTTGGGAAAAAAGGCGTCGGTTATTACGTGAGGGAACTTTTGCGCAATATCGGCGAAATTCTTGGATTGCACAACAAGTGGAATATTGCGGTTGTGGGGATGGGACATTTAGGTTGGGCTTTGGCGCATTATAAAAACTTTTCTTCTTTAGGTTTTAATATGGCGGCGCTTTTGGACGTAGCGCCGGAGCGTATTGGCATGGTTGTAAATGGCGTGACCATTGAACATGCGGACCAACTGGAAGAAATCGTCCGGCAACGGCAGATACAGATTGCTATTATTGCGGTGCCGGCGGAACATGCGCAATTGATGGTAGATCGTTTGGTGGCGGCCGGAGTCAAAGGGATTTGGAATTTTGCACCCCGCAAGATTGAAGTGCCGCGCCAAGTATCTTTGATTAATGAAGATTTGTCGGTAGGCTTGAGCAGTCTTTCTTATTATTTGACGCGTCAAGACTAA
- a CDS encoding NADH-dependent [FeFe] hydrogenase, group A6, producing the protein MDTVRITVDGQTVEAPKTATVWEAARLAGVNIPNLCHHPELRPEGNCRVCLVQIEGARSLAASCVHPVAEGMVVHTHTPAVRDARKMVVELLLANHPADCLACERNGDCELQQMAAELGLRQVRFEGERRRGEKDAANPSLVRDPEKCILCGRCIRACSDVQGVHVYSFAKRGFYAEVTPAFGAGLDAAACTYCGRCAAVCPTAAITIKNDTAPVWEALADAGKHVVVQTAPAVRVALGEALGLPAASIVTGKMVAALRRLGFDKVFDTDFAADVTIMEEGNELLQRIKEGGVLPMITSCSPGWINFAELFYPELLPHLSTAKSPQQIFGALVKTYYAEKSGIKAEDIVSVSVMPCTAKKAEAARPEMCDSGFRDVDYVLTTQELAAMIQEAGLNFEALPEEEFDAPMGMSTGAGVIFGSTGGVMEAALRTVYETVTGCALEQVELREVRGLEGIREAEIDLQGTVVRVAVAHSLRHARTLLEKVRAGEVNYHFIEIMACPGGCLGGGGQPRSKLADFRQRRMAALYECDERSGLRKSHENPAVQELYASWLQAPLSEKSHHLLHTHYKPQKRV; encoded by the coding sequence ATGGATACGGTGCGTATTACCGTGGATGGCCAGACTGTTGAAGCGCCTAAAACGGCCACTGTGTGGGAAGCGGCGCGCTTGGCCGGTGTAAATATTCCAAATCTTTGTCATCATCCGGAATTGCGTCCGGAAGGGAATTGCCGTGTTTGTCTGGTGCAAATTGAGGGAGCGCGTTCGTTAGCCGCTTCTTGCGTACATCCTGTGGCGGAAGGGATGGTAGTGCATACTCATACGCCGGCGGTACGAGATGCGCGCAAGATGGTTGTGGAATTGCTCTTGGCCAATCATCCGGCGGATTGTTTGGCGTGTGAACGTAATGGAGACTGCGAGCTGCAGCAAATGGCGGCGGAGCTGGGGTTGCGGCAAGTTCGCTTTGAAGGCGAACGCCGGCGAGGTGAAAAAGACGCAGCCAATCCTTCCCTTGTGCGCGATCCGGAAAAATGCATTTTGTGCGGCCGCTGTATCCGGGCTTGCAGTGATGTACAGGGGGTACATGTGTACAGCTTTGCCAAGCGCGGTTTTTATGCGGAAGTGACGCCTGCCTTTGGTGCAGGGTTGGATGCGGCTGCCTGTACGTATTGTGGTCGCTGTGCTGCAGTTTGCCCGACGGCGGCTATTACCATCAAAAATGATACGGCGCCGGTTTGGGAAGCATTGGCGGATGCGGGCAAGCATGTGGTGGTTCAGACTGCGCCGGCAGTACGGGTCGCTTTGGGAGAAGCGCTCGGATTGCCTGCCGCCAGCATTGTAACCGGGAAAATGGTGGCGGCTTTGCGTCGACTTGGTTTTGACAAGGTGTTTGATACTGACTTCGCAGCTGATGTCACGATTATGGAAGAAGGTAATGAGTTACTGCAGCGCATTAAAGAAGGCGGCGTATTGCCGATGATTACTTCGTGCAGTCCTGGATGGATTAATTTTGCTGAGCTTTTTTATCCAGAGCTGCTGCCGCATTTGTCGACGGCGAAGTCGCCGCAACAGATTTTTGGCGCTTTGGTGAAAACGTACTATGCAGAAAAAAGCGGGATCAAGGCGGAGGATATAGTTTCTGTTTCGGTCATGCCCTGTACGGCCAAAAAAGCGGAAGCGGCGCGCCCGGAAATGTGCGACAGCGGTTTTCGGGATGTAGATTATGTGCTGACAACGCAGGAATTAGCGGCAATGATTCAGGAAGCAGGTTTGAATTTTGAAGCGTTGCCAGAAGAAGAGTTTGACGCTCCTATGGGGATGTCTACTGGCGCTGGCGTTATTTTTGGAAGCACTGGCGGTGTTATGGAGGCCGCCTTGCGGACGGTTTACGAGACCGTAACCGGCTGCGCCTTAGAGCAAGTGGAACTGCGCGAAGTACGCGGCCTGGAAGGAATTCGGGAAGCGGAAATTGACCTGCAGGGCACCGTTGTCCGTGTAGCTGTTGCGCATTCACTGCGTCATGCGCGAACCTTGCTGGAAAAAGTAAGAGCTGGTGAGGTCAATTACCATTTTATTGAGATTATGGCTTGTCCTGGCGGGTGCTTGGGCGGCGGAGGCCAGCCTCGTAGCAAACTGGCTGACTTTCGGCAGCGTCGTATGGCAGCTTTGTACGAGTGCGACGAACGAAGCGGCCTGCGTAAATCCCATGAAAATCCGGCGGTACAGGAGTTGTATGCTTCTTGGCTGCAGGCTCCGTTGAGTGAAAAGTCGCATCATTTACTCCATACGCATTACAAGCCGCAAAAACGAGTCTAA
- a CDS encoding acetyl-CoA hydrolase/transferase family protein, translating to MIDIRDRVRNKELHAKIVSAEEAAAFIKPGMNIGASGFTPAGYPKAVPLALAERMKKEPFQINLWTGASVGKELDGALMEVGGIARRMPYQTNNDLRKALNAGKLEYFDLHLSHSAQMVRYGFLGGKVDVAIVEACAITEEGHIIPTTSMGNTASFVQEADVVIVEVNTSQPLALEGMHDVYTPEDPPHRKAIPLCKVDERIGTPYIPCGPDKIKYIVACDIKDDVRGFAPIDDDSKKMSELAIEFFHQEIKAGRLPKNLLPLQSGVGSVANAVVSGFVNSDFENLEVFTEVIQDGMLDLADAGKLRFASGTSFSPSPEGLERLYSNIDEYRKLMVLRPQEISNSPELARRLGIIAMNTAIEFDIYGNVNSTHIMGSKMMNGIGGSGDFARNGYLTMFFSTSTAKDGAISSIVPFVSHADHSEHDIDVFVTEQGLADVRGLSPRERAKVIIEKCAHPDYKPMLLDYYERACKATKNAHTPHILSEALSWHVRFQETGTMKLK from the coding sequence ATGATTGACATTCGGGATCGCGTGCGCAATAAAGAACTGCATGCAAAGATTGTCAGCGCCGAAGAAGCTGCAGCCTTTATTAAACCCGGGATGAACATTGGCGCCAGCGGTTTCACTCCTGCCGGCTATCCGAAGGCTGTGCCTTTGGCGTTGGCGGAGCGAATGAAAAAAGAACCTTTCCAGATTAACCTTTGGACAGGCGCTTCCGTAGGTAAGGAATTGGATGGTGCGCTGATGGAGGTTGGCGGTATTGCCCGTCGTATGCCTTATCAGACCAACAATGATTTGCGTAAAGCATTAAATGCGGGTAAATTGGAATACTTTGACTTGCATTTGAGCCATTCCGCCCAAATGGTGCGTTATGGTTTTCTTGGCGGCAAGGTAGATGTGGCTATCGTAGAAGCCTGTGCAATTACGGAAGAAGGCCATATTATTCCTACGACCTCAATGGGGAACACCGCATCTTTTGTACAGGAAGCCGATGTAGTTATCGTAGAAGTGAATACCAGCCAGCCCTTGGCGTTGGAAGGTATGCATGATGTTTATACGCCGGAAGATCCGCCGCACCGCAAAGCCATTCCCTTGTGCAAGGTTGACGAACGGATTGGAACTCCCTATATTCCCTGCGGTCCGGATAAAATCAAGTATATTGTCGCTTGCGACATCAAAGACGATGTGCGCGGTTTTGCGCCTATCGATGATGATTCCAAAAAAATGTCGGAACTGGCTATTGAATTTTTCCATCAGGAAATCAAAGCGGGTCGTTTGCCGAAAAACTTACTGCCTTTGCAGTCTGGAGTAGGCTCCGTAGCCAATGCTGTTGTCAGCGGTTTTGTGAATTCCGACTTTGAAAACCTTGAAGTTTTCACCGAAGTTATCCAAGACGGCATGCTGGACTTGGCTGACGCTGGGAAACTTCGCTTTGCGTCCGGTACTTCCTTCTCGCCGTCTCCGGAGGGCTTGGAGCGTTTGTATAGCAATATTGACGAATATCGTAAATTGATGGTTCTGCGGCCGCAGGAAATTTCCAACAGCCCGGAACTGGCCCGTCGTTTGGGTATTATCGCCATGAATACGGCGATTGAATTTGACATTTATGGTAATGTCAATTCGACCCATATTATGGGCAGCAAAATGATGAATGGTATTGGCGGTTCCGGCGATTTCGCCCGTAACGGCTATTTGACCATGTTCTTCTCCACTTCAACGGCGAAGGACGGTGCTATTTCTTCGATCGTGCCTTTTGTGTCCCATGCGGATCACAGCGAACACGACATAGATGTCTTTGTTACAGAGCAAGGTTTGGCCGATGTACGCGGCCTCAGCCCGCGTGAACGGGCTAAGGTTATCATTGAAAAATGCGCTCATCCCGACTACAAGCCCATGTTGCTGGACTACTATGAACGTGCTTGCAAAGCGACAAAAAATGCGCATACCCCGCACATTTTGTCCGAGGCCCTTTCGTGGCATGTCCGTTTCCAAGAAACGGGCACAATGAAATTGAAATAA
- the meaB gene encoding methylmalonyl Co-A mutase-associated GTPase MeaB — MNIAEQVLAGSRRALSKAITAVENEYDTAVDIMKALYPHTGRAHVIGITGAPGAGKSTLTDKLAKAYRRQGKKVGIIAIDPTSPFSGGAILGDRIRMVDLTMDEGVFIRSMGTRGSLGGLSRKTAEAVKILDAFGMDVVFVETVGVGQSEVDIVKAADTTIVVMVPGLGDDIQAIKAGILEIGDVFAINKADREGVDKLHVELDMMLDLNQEHTDWRPPVKRTVASRDEGVTELVETIGEHFEYLQTSGALTVRRRERTKNELLDLLDEEIGRKVMRHLQESGNFDHLVIQVEQREKDPYSVVREILHQVLR, encoded by the coding sequence ATGAATATTGCAGAACAAGTGCTGGCAGGATCCCGGAGAGCGCTCTCTAAGGCGATCACCGCGGTAGAGAATGAGTACGATACGGCGGTAGACATTATGAAAGCCCTGTATCCTCATACTGGCCGGGCTCATGTTATCGGTATCACCGGTGCGCCGGGAGCCGGTAAAAGCACATTGACCGACAAACTTGCCAAAGCTTATCGCCGCCAAGGCAAGAAAGTAGGCATTATTGCCATTGACCCTACAAGTCCTTTTTCGGGCGGCGCTATTTTGGGCGACCGCATCCGGATGGTGGATCTCACCATGGACGAGGGCGTATTTATCCGGAGTATGGGCACCAGAGGCTCTCTGGGAGGCTTGTCGCGCAAAACGGCGGAAGCTGTGAAAATCCTTGACGCGTTCGGTATGGATGTAGTATTTGTTGAAACCGTCGGCGTTGGTCAGTCAGAAGTCGACATCGTAAAGGCTGCGGACACTACGATCGTAGTAATGGTTCCCGGCCTGGGAGACGACATTCAAGCGATCAAAGCCGGCATTTTGGAAATTGGCGATGTCTTTGCTATCAACAAAGCGGACAGGGAAGGAGTCGACAAGCTCCATGTCGAATTAGACATGATGCTCGACTTAAATCAGGAGCATACTGACTGGAGACCGCCTGTAAAGCGGACGGTAGCCAGCCGGGATGAAGGCGTAACTGAGCTGGTAGAGACCATTGGCGAACATTTTGAGTATCTGCAAACAAGCGGCGCCCTGACGGTGCGTCGGCGTGAGCGGACGAAAAATGAACTCTTGGATTTACTGGACGAGGAAATTGGCAGAAAAGTTATGCGCCATCTGCAGGAATCCGGAAACTTTGATCACTTGGTTATCCAAGTAGAGCAAAGAGAGAAAGATCCCTATTCGGTGGTGCGTGAAATTTTACACCAAGTGTTGCGCTGA